A genomic window from Streptomyces brevispora includes:
- a CDS encoding YibE/F family protein: protein MVPEQSGHQHTHSHAHAHGPAAPVSKHLRKVIAAVLIPFAAAVVVGLALLWPGGAPAHERTGVGFDRQTQQGKVVNVDQVDCKDVNAAQLPAGGETTSPAGDPVTGDSGARLCGKATIEVTSGKDRGRTFIEVVQPDAPRQLREGQGVVVSYAPAAPHDLQYSVTDINRKFPMALLAGIFAVVVVVVGRLRGVMALVALALSFAVLTLFILPAILQGSNPLLVAVVGAGAIMLIALYICHGLTARTSVAVIGTLISLLLIGLLGSLFIGWASLTGNTDDSTGLIHGLYPHIDMSGLLLAGVIIGSLGVLDDVTVTQTSAVWELHQADPTMHAKQLYRAGIRIGRDHIASVVNTLVLAYAGAALPLLLLFSIAQSSVGTVTNSELVAEEIVRTLVGSIGLVASVPVTTALAALVVSADRTGLGAEALASAPVRTGRGRRRRTRS, encoded by the coding sequence ATGGTTCCCGAGCAGTCGGGTCATCAGCACACCCACTCCCACGCCCACGCGCACGGCCCCGCCGCACCCGTGTCCAAGCACCTGCGCAAGGTGATCGCCGCCGTGCTGATCCCGTTCGCGGCCGCGGTCGTCGTCGGTCTCGCCCTGCTCTGGCCCGGTGGTGCGCCGGCGCACGAACGCACCGGTGTCGGTTTCGACCGGCAGACCCAGCAGGGCAAGGTGGTGAATGTCGACCAGGTCGACTGCAAGGACGTGAACGCGGCCCAGCTGCCCGCCGGCGGCGAGACCACGTCTCCGGCGGGGGACCCGGTCACCGGTGACAGCGGGGCCCGCCTCTGCGGGAAGGCCACGATCGAGGTCACGAGCGGCAAGGACAGAGGGCGCACATTCATCGAGGTGGTCCAGCCCGACGCACCGCGACAGCTGCGGGAGGGGCAGGGGGTGGTGGTCTCCTACGCCCCCGCCGCGCCCCATGACCTCCAGTACTCGGTCACGGACATCAACCGGAAGTTCCCGATGGCGCTGCTGGCCGGGATCTTCGCCGTGGTGGTGGTCGTCGTGGGCAGACTGCGCGGGGTCATGGCGCTGGTGGCGCTCGCCCTGTCGTTCGCCGTGCTGACCCTGTTCATCCTCCCGGCCATCCTGCAGGGCTCGAATCCGCTGCTCGTGGCGGTCGTCGGGGCCGGCGCGATCATGCTGATCGCCCTCTACATCTGCCACGGGCTGACCGCCCGCACCTCGGTCGCCGTCATCGGCACCCTGATCTCACTGCTGCTGATCGGGCTGCTCGGCTCGCTCTTCATCGGCTGGGCGAGCCTGACCGGGAACACCGACGACAGCACCGGCCTGATCCACGGCCTGTATCCGCACATCGACATGAGCGGTCTGCTCCTGGCCGGCGTCATCATCGGTTCCCTGGGGGTACTCGACGATGTGACGGTCACCCAGACGTCGGCGGTCTGGGAACTGCACCAGGCGGACCCCACGATGCATGCGAAGCAGCTCTACCGGGCAGGTATCAGAATCGGGCGGGACCACATCGCCTCAGTGGTCAACACCCTGGTGCTCGCCTATGCGGGCGCCGCGCTTCCGTTGCTGCTGCTGTTCTCGATCGCTCAGAGCAGCGTGGGAACGGTGACCAACAGCGAACTGGTGGCGGAGGAGATCGTGCGTACGCTGGTCGGCTCGATCGGGCTCGTTGCCTCGGTGCCGGTGACCACCGCGCTCGCGGCGCTGGTCGTCTCCGCGGACCGTACGGGGCTCGGCGCGGAAGCCTTGGCTTCGGCACCCGTACGGACTGGCAGAGGACGCCGCCGACGGACAAGGTCCTGA